A genomic segment from Anas platyrhynchos isolate ZD024472 breed Pekin duck chromosome 5, IASCAAS_PekinDuck_T2T, whole genome shotgun sequence encodes:
- the DCDC1 gene encoding LOW QUALITY PROTEIN: doublecortin domain-containing protein 1 (The sequence of the model RefSeq protein was modified relative to this genomic sequence to represent the inferred CDS: deleted 2 bases in 1 codon; substituted 2 bases at 2 genomic stop codons) → MRLYDLPVGQYSICVFELWYKSCDGVSDIDSYKSSSTDNFLLSPLKRNRPESVPAGQLRISSAVCFSVSKFWHVQKAFEVSEVIKQQPNVIKVIAYKNGAGKIFAKHSLPLVFIXLLEECTEKLNLNMAAQXVFLADSTEELEPKDIPHDADIYFSVEETFTDPFKRIKGKKQKQN, encoded by the exons ATGAGATTGTATGATCTGCCTGTGGGTCAATATTCCATCTGTGTTTTTGAGCTGTGGTATAAG AGCTGTGATGGAGTATCAGAC ATAGACAGCTACAAATCAAGCAGTACAGACAATTTCTTATTATCACCATTGAAGAGAAACAGACCTGAAAGTGTTCCCGCAGGTCAACTAAG AATTAGCAGTGCTGTCTGCTTCTCTGTTTCAAAATTCTGGCACGTCCAGAAGGCGTTTGAAGTATCTGAAGTTATTAAACAGCAGCCAAATGTAATCAAAGTCATAGCTTACAAGAATGGTGCAGGAAAGATCTTTGCTAAA CATTCCTTACCTCTTGTATTCATTTAGCTGCTGGAGGAGTGCACTGAAAAGCTGAACCTGAATATGGCTGCACAATGAGTGTTCTTGGCAGACAGCACTGAAGAACTAGAACCTAAAGACATACCCCATGATGCcgacatttatttttcagtggaagAGACCTTTACAGATCCATTCAAAAGAATtaaaggtaaaaaacaaaaacaaaactga